One stretch of Armigeres subalbatus isolate Guangzhou_Male chromosome 2, GZ_Asu_2, whole genome shotgun sequence DNA includes these proteins:
- the LOC134217858 gene encoding ribonuclease P protein subunit p30, with the protein MNKFTGFSDLCIPYNNAPQELLGILNELVELGYKNVAIEQIYDHDSCDKKGDTIPAPIDLKPLSEKLNGRLILLNRLTIIYSENTITLITNRSLNLRGYHLVAVIPRTEDAFQHACQSMQCDIVSYNSSTVRCKMSRKSYFVAVNRNIMFEIKYAPAITNSNDRKDIINRAHKYHSYGKSKNVVISSEARNRFQIRGPYDIANLGLILGLSEEQSKNAILALPRKVLINAETRRHGKAGVVVSMRQNAIDSDDYTDSEVDEPISDSDEKDSEEITEYENMMDENQEPPRKISKII; encoded by the exons ATGAATAAATTTACTGGATTTAGTGATCTTTGTATACCTTATAACAATGCACCTCAAGAACTTCTAGGAATATTGAACGAGCTGGTTGAAC TTGGATACAAAAACGTAGCAATTGAACAAATATACGATCACGATAGTTGTGATAAGAAAGGAGATACAATTCCGGCACCCATTGATCTGAAACCTTTAAGC GAAAAACTTAATGGACGTCTGATCTTGCTGAATCGATTGACTATTATCTATTCGGAAAACACCATTACGTTGATAACTAATCGCTCGTTGAACCTTCGTGGATATCATTTAGTGGCAGTAATCCCCAGAACGGAAGATGCTTTTCAACATGCTTGTCAATCCATGCAGTGCGATATCGTTTCTTACAACTCGTCCACAGTCCGGTGCAAAATGAGCAGGAAGTCCTATTTCGTTGCAGTCAATAGGAATATTATGTTCGAAATAAAATATGCTCCGGCCATTACAAATTCCAATGATCGGAAGGACATTATTAACCGAGCTCACAAGTACCATTCGTATGGGAAATCAAAAAATGTTGTAATAAGCAGCGAAGCGAGAAATCGGTTCCAAATACGGGGACCGTATGACATAGCTAATCT TGGACTCATTTTGGGGCTAAGTGAAGAGCAATCGAAAAATGCCATTCTTGCTTTGCCGAGGAAAGTGCTCATCAACGCCGAGACTCGAAGGCACGGTAAAGCTGGTGTCGTGGTGAGCATGCGCCAAAACGCGATTGACAGCGATGACTATACAGACTCGGAAGTTGATGAACCAATCAGCGATAGTGATGAGAAAGATTCCGAAGAAATAACGGAATATGAGAATATGATGGACGAAAATCAAGAGCCACctcgaaaaatatcaaaaattatttGA